The sequence GAGAACGTTGCTTAAGACTcgttctcttatatattaacatGTGGGAACAGAGAAACTTCGGAGACTTCTTCTAACTCTTCAAATATTTCGGTTTATGTGAGCCTTCTCGTTATTGCCACCTCAGCATATGTACAAGTGTATTCTTGCATCCTATCAAAAGAAGGCCAATCTTTAACTCGTTTGACAACACTTTGCTTAAGCTCTATTCAATGTgattagaaaaaaacaaaaacaaattcacaGAGATCCGACCActggagcaagaagaagaacctTTAGGATTGCTTGCTCTTTTGTTTCTCGGGTTCGTATCTTTTTGTCTTCCTTTTCTTTCCCAATTccattttgttgatttgttttatcaCCGTTAAAAATTTAGGATTCAGATGTCGGACGGAGGAGCACCGTCGAGGTACGTGAAGTTGACAAAGGAACAAGCTCCGGTCGATGAGGTTAATCCCGGCGAACTCAACCAACCGATTCAGGTTCCTCAAGTATgcgactctctctttctctactGATCTGATTTTACATTTACGCATCTCAAGGGGACTATCACCCGATCACGGTTATTTCTTTCTTGTATTCATTGTTTTACGATATTGAACGTATATATGGTgacagtgacaaaaaaaaagaatgtataTATGGTGATGCGTGTTCATCAAGTAACCTATTAGTGTTTACGTGCTTGACtcttacataaatttataattccCTAAAACCAATCCGGTCGGTTTGAATCTGCAGCTAGCAGTTTACAAATGCAACGAATGTGGCCAAACATTGCCTGAAAATTTTGAAGCTCCTTCAGATGAGCCATGGACCACCGGAATATTCGGGTGCACTGAGGACATGGATAGCTGTAAGTTTTTTCATTTGCTTCTTTTCATCTTTATAAAACCATCATCAAGTGAGTGATCTCACAAGAACTAATAAGAGCTCCTTACTTACATGTCTTAATACAGTTTGGCAAGGATTCTTTTGCCCAAGTGTTCTGTTCGGACGTGTCTATGAAACTCTGAGTGAGGAGGAAACCTCATGGAAGAGAGCATGTGTTTGCCATTCGATTGTAGTAGAAGGCGGTCTTACGGCCGCATCCTTGCTTCTTTGTATTCCCGGTATAGATCCACATACCACGTTTCTTTTTTGGGAAggcttgttttttgtttggtggaTGTGTGGGATTTACACTGGAGACGTCAGGCAAACTCTCCAGCGCAAATATCATCTCCAGGTACAAACCACAAAGTTTCGTGACATAATATCTGGAGGTTGATGCTTTGAAAACGTGTTGTTTTTGTGATGATTAAACAGAACTCTCCTTGCGACCCATGTATGGTGCATTGTTTCCTCCATTTCTGTGCTGTTTGTCAAGCACACCGGGAGATGAAGAACCGTCTTTCGGACAACTTTGTGATGCCAATGACTGTGGTTAACCCGCCACCGGTTCAAGAGATGAGTTCCTCTAACGACGGACACCACCATGAGTCTGTCCCGGTATCACACCACAGCTCTGACCTTGTGATGCGGCCATTGTAGTGCAAAAAGATTCAAGGTATTGTTTTGTACATGGACCTGAAGATGCATGGTTTAATAAGGatgatatatagtatatacacCCACTTGGTTTGTTTAAAACTCATAAATAATAGAGAGATCCTTATcacaagatttaaaaaaaaaaaatatataagaaaaaagtttattagttttgatttgaaatattctACTTACGTAGCGTGCAATCTccttattttgataaaatattgttttggataaatacaaacaaattttaaaaaatctttaaagaATCGTTAAACGTTTTATATCCTTGTTTCTTTGA is a genomic window of Brassica napus cultivar Da-Ae chromosome A2, Da-Ae, whole genome shotgun sequence containing:
- the LOC106414768 gene encoding cell number regulator 6-like, whose translation is MSDGGAPSRYVKLTKEQAPVDEVNPGELNQPIQVPQLAVYKCNECGQTLPENFEAPSDEPWTTGIFGCTEDMDSFWQGFFCPSVLFGRVYETLSEEETSWKRACVCHSIVVEGGLTAASLLLCIPGIDPHTTFLFWEGLFFVWWMCGIYTGDVRQTLQRKYHLQNSPCDPCMVHCFLHFCAVCQAHREMKNRLSDNFVMPMTVVNPPPVQEMSSSNDGHHHESVPVSHHSSDLVMRPL